A single genomic interval of Phocoena sinus isolate mPhoSin1 chromosome 15, mPhoSin1.pri, whole genome shotgun sequence harbors:
- the LOC116740020 gene encoding protein PET117 homolog, mitochondrial: protein MSGSSKVVLGVSVVLTAATVAGVHMKQRQDQQRLRDGVIRDIERQNRKKENIRLLGEQILLTEQLEAEREKMVLAKGSQKT from the exons ATGTCGGGGAGCTCGAAGGTGGTGCTGGGCGTCTCGGTGGTGCTGACGGCGGCCACCGTGGCGGGCGTGCATATGAAGCAGCGGCAGGACCAGCAG agGCTTCGTGACGGAGTGATCAGAGACATTGAGAGGCAAAAtcggaaaaaagaaaatattcgtCTTTTGGGAGAACAGATTCTTCTGACTGAGCAACttgaagcagaaagagagaagatggtGTTGGCAAAAGGATCTCAAAAAACGTGA